In the genome of Aphidius gifuensis isolate YNYX2018 linkage group LG6, ASM1490517v1, whole genome shotgun sequence, the window CaccaataaaaacattatcgTCTGAATTATAAACAGCATTAAATACTTGAGTTTGAATTGGATTAAATTGTGGAAATTTGTCAGTATATAAAGATTCAAATTTGTGATTTCTCAATGCAGTTATTGGAAGTGGTTGAAGATCAAGAAGTTCAGTTGGTGGAAGATTTTTTTCTGGTAAAATCAAATGACGAAAACTTACTGGTAATTGTGCTTCAGCACCAATCCAACGATCAGAAACAACTCGAAGAAAATACTGTGGTGGTAATGGTTCAAAAACTggcacaaaaaattttatcaaatgttcatcatttgcatatttttgtttcaataaaaaatattcatgatggAGAATAACTTCAGAGTCAACATCTTCAACGAGAACCCAAAAAGCTTCAGATACACCGTGAACTTTTTCATCCCATTGAAAATCTGGTGTGATTGTCAATTCAACTCTCAATGTTGATCTTGTGATAGGCTGAATTTGAgtttttaattcaagtttaggaaattgatgaatatatttGTGAATAGTTTTTCCTAATTTTGGAACACGTACTAATTCACCAATTTCAGTTGGACCAAGATCATAAAGACGTTCCCATGGGAaacttttcttttcaatttttttaataacttcttCGGGCATTTTACGAAATTGTCGCAGTGGAGTCATGGACTGCCACATTCGTCTATCAATCATTTTGCAAAGTGACAAACATTTATCAGCCAACTGAGCCCATCCACGGAATAATACAATTTCATAAATTGCTCTCATCAATCTTGATGCTGATTGTGTGACAAATACCATATCAGACATCAAAGCAAATCCTTCAAGTTTTAATTGGGAAATATATGCTTGAAGAAGTACATTTACTTTAGCACTTGGTTCTTCAATACTTTCTTTAATTGGAATTGGCACACGttccattaatttttgtaattcaagtttttcttCATCTCTTACATTAATGTGACGAAATTCTCCAGACAATGAAAAAACtctaaataattcaatttcacTCAATGttctttttaacaatttattgtaAGTTGCCATTGTTTCATGAGTGCAATAATAATGTGATGCGATTCTTCCAAGTTCTGTTGCTTGAAAATTACCAGATTTTCTATCATATTTACATAGTCCACTGCGGTCAAGTTGAGCTGCTGCTGAATGAATTAAATCAGCACGGTGAAGTTCCAAGCAAGAatcttcttgttttttatcatgacTAATTCCGTATAAATTAGGACAACGCTTCATTCTGAcgtataaatatgtatatccAAGCCAAGTAACAGCATCGCGTATATTTTGAATAGTTCCAAGAACAATTTCAGCATTCAACATATCTGACAGTTTTCCAATTAATTGTGATTCAATTGgcaattgttgatttaaaagtGAAAGATAATATTGAAGTTCACTAtgatttgtaattaatataccTTCACCTTTTGTGTCATATTGAGGTCTTCCAGCTCTTCCTAACATTTGTAAAACATCAAGTGCACCAAGCTCTACCCATCTTCCTTTTTCTGGATTATAAATTTGTGTTCCTTTGATAATTACAGTGTGAGCTGGTAAATTGACACCCCAAGCAAGTGTTGCAGTTGATACTAAAACTTGAATATGTCGATCGGCAAACAAATCTTCAACTAAAGTTCTATCAACTCTTGTCATACCAGCATGATGAATAGCAAATCCATAAGGTAACAAATCTTTTAGttcttgattttttacttgaacAGCTTCTGCACGTAATACTTCCATTGATGCTGAGCCTTCACGTAAAAATTGTCCAAGAGAATCTTTTTCAAGACACATATCACGAATTGCTCGAGCTGTTTTGCCGGTTTCTTTTCTTGAatgaacaaatattaatacttgattttttcCAGCGTGTTCcattgttttttcataaacaattTCATTCATAACTTGAAAACGTTTTAAGgcttttttttcagtaacaCCAATGTATTGTTGTTCCAAAGATACTGGACGaaaactattatcaaaataaaagagtCCAGTTTCAACGCTAACtcttaaaaatttagcaaCGTCATAGTAATTTGGCAGTGTTGCTGAAAGACCAACGAGTCTTACATCTTCTTGTGTTGCTTCAATATTACGAATTGTACGTGCAACAAGTGCCTCCAGTACGGGTCCTCTTTCGTCGTGTAACAAATGAATTTCATCAATGATTATTAATCTCACTAAATTGGTAAATGTTTTTTCACCACCTTTTCTTGTAATAATGTCCCATTTTTCTGGTGTACAAACAATAACTTGAGTTGCTGCAATTTGTTCACGAGTTAGTTGATGATCGCCAGTTAACTCTGAAACAGTTAAATTGTAACTTGCCAAACGTTTACCAAAATTACCCACCATTTCTTGAACCAATGACCTCATAGGTgctacataaataattttaaattgatcaaCATCAATAATTCCCTCTTCATTTATATGTTTGCCAATTTCTCTCATCATAGTCAACAAAGCAACATTTGTTTTACCAGCTCCAGTTGGTGCACAAAGTAACAGATTTTCATTACTTTCAAGTGCAGTATGATGAAGTCTACTTTGTATACGATTAAGAGTTTCAAATCCTGCAAAAGCTGGCTGTACATACCTTGGCAGTTGATCAATTGGaagtaatttttcattatcatcaaatggTTTTGGTTTAAGTGCTGCCACATGTACTTCTTCGTAtccttttcttatttttctgaAACTTCCATCTGGTAAATCACACTTTTTGTTTGCCATAAAATGAGATCCCTGAGCAAATACTAAATCACCTAAATCAATCATTGTTCTTGTGCCTTGGACCAAACCACCTGGACCACCAATATCTTCATTTTCTTCCCGACGTTGTCTTTGTGCACGTGCTTCCATAGTTTCATTATTATCCTCATCATTTTTTCCAGTATCAAGTTGACGTAAAATTTTAGCAAGACTTGGATCATCATTCATTTTGTTACGTATTTTTTGACGATCAGATTCAGACTGTGATGATGCTAACATTGTGCAATATGCAATCATTCgacgatatttttttagttgtttaataaaatcaaattgatCATAGCCAAGCAACAGTACAAGCTGATTTTCACATTCACGATCATCACcagcattttttaaaattgctaAAACATCGGTTGCTTTTGACTGTGATGCAATAgcatcattataatatttactcAATTTTCTTTGTAACCAGTATGCATCAATGTCCAATGGatgcaaaattttttcttttttcatttcttcaaCATTACCAAGATTTTCAGCGTGGATCGCTCGGTTTTCATTAGCTTCCTCACCTTCTTCCATATGTTCTTCGTCATTTTCATGTACTTCACCATAGACATCCTCATCGTCTTCCTCACTGCTTGATTCAAATTCAACATTGATACCGTATTGTTCGTCAATATTCTCTTCACTCGTtggatttttttcttcactgccaaaatcagtaatttttttagctaaatTAACTAGCAATGCAAATCTTTCATCAGGTAATGCACCAAGAAATGCTtcaacttctttttttttttgtttatcttgaAGCCTATCATTTTTCAAAACTACTAAAACTTCATCAGCAGTACCACACAGAATATTTGATGGCTGATCACCAAGTGCTTGTTGAATAAAGCTCAATAATACTGTATATTTTTCACGAGTTTCTTGAGTTTTTGGACGATAAATAATTCCGGCAATATCATCAACGTTATCTGATAACAATGTTTCACCTTTCATTCTTACAAAATCATATTGAGCTTCGTCACGTTTTTGACGTTTAGCTTTACGTTCTTCAGCTTTTCCTGGTTTTGAACGTTGTGAACGATCACCCATTCGTGTACCATCCAATTTCCCAACAAGGGACATGACTTCACCGGTTGCTTCATCTCGACTACGTCGTTCAATCAAACGTACGTCAGCTTGTAATACAAGATTTGAAttctgaaaatataaataaataattgttatatcaACACAAATTATGTCATATTACTTACGGTTTTTTActgttttaaaattcaagtatctatttattattatttttaaatacagcCAAGCTGAATATATACGTAACCTCCAAAACAAAAGTTTAAACTAcgttgttgataatatatattatggaataaaaaaaaaaaagttgcatTGTTTGAATTAAACAGTCTAGTTATTGATGAAGTTATTaggtgtttttaaatttatttgttaactaCTTACCGCTTTATATTCGTATTGAAGCTGTCTTGCGGCAGCGTCAGCCATACTTGTGTACActcgatattttatatatatattatatatataattatatatataaataaataaatatgtataaaaaatgaatgaaatccAACGAAACTAGCAAATGCTAACAAAGTGACTTGATAAACGTATATATAACGATATGTATAACGTATATATAACGTTATATACATAAACTGATATAAACGTCTGTATATATAGCAATATATAGGTAACGAAACAGCCAAAGCACGGTGCTGAAGCCTAACGGGAGTCTGTTTCGCCTGTTTCGTCTGTTTGTTCGATAGCCAGCgccctgcacccgtattcaaaggatgttctcattagggctttttttttccgatggtggcgcttgtgaactttttatatagattttacatggaaaagcttcacaagcgccaccatcggaaaaaaaacgccctaatgagaacatcctctgaatacgggtgctgcagtccaattcacagggcaaattttttacaatttagggcttttttttgccgcaaatggcgcttgtaaaaattttttttatatagattttaaggcatgtggccactagcatagtttttcgaccaagttctataCCATAGCACTTGTGTCACTATATCTAACTAgaaatttactagaaaatggCCGCTGAGGActaagttgaaaaaatgctgcacccgtattcagaggatgttctcattagagcttttttttccgatggcggcgcttgtgaactttttatatagattttacatagaaaagcttcacaagcgccaccatcggaaaaaaaagccctaatgagaacatcctctgaatacgggtgctgcatGCAGCATTTTCAGCAAAGAACCGCTAACTtcacactagttttttttgatacagccaacattaaaaaaatacaacaacaatgggtgcattcctttaatgaaaaattttttttcgctctgcaatttcgccctgtaataccgacaaatagctagaaacagaaacaatgacaaaagtgataaaaatcTCTATGTAATATCCCAGACTTTACTAATGTCTAGTacgacctatgtgacaataacaagcaAGTACAACAAgtctattttctatttatttgagtttgaaataaacattgaactgTCATTCAGgttattcttttaataattgaaaccaaaaaaagaatcatttcatgtgccagtactgccactgcaagaaacagctttttcctataaaattttagtcggtattacagggcgaaattgcagagcgaaaaaaaaatttttcttaaaggaatgcacccaatgGTTAgcgttgttaataaatttctttgtttatatttacacatgtatagtacatatatataatgattgactgtcaaaatatcactgaaatataatataactggaaggtgaactcctatgcctagccaatgcacggagtgtcgctagagatagcaatatattggatggctttccctctcactcacgcatgcgcacattaaatctcgtacagtcaacgtcaaaacaaactagtactacacgatataaaagttacattatat includes:
- the LOC122859470 gene encoding putative U5 small nuclear ribonucleoprotein 200 kDa helicase, which gives rise to MADAAARQLQYEYKANSNLVLQADVRLIERRSRDEATGEVMSLVGKLDGTRMGDRSQRSKPGKAEERKAKRQKRDEAQYDFVRMKGETLLSDNVDDIAGIIYRPKTQETREKYTVLLSFIQQALGDQPSNILCGTADEVLVVLKNDRLQDKQKKKEVEAFLGALPDERFALLVNLAKKITDFGSEEKNPTSEENIDEQYGINVEFESSSEEDDEDVYGEVHENDEEHMEEGEEANENRAIHAENLGNVEEMKKEKILHPLDIDAYWLQRKLSKYYNDAIASQSKATDVLAILKNAGDDRECENQLVLLLGYDQFDFIKQLKKYRRMIAYCTMLASSQSESDRQKIRNKMNDDPSLAKILRQLDTGKNDEDNNETMEARAQRQRREENEDIGGPGGLVQGTRTMIDLGDLVFAQGSHFMANKKCDLPDGSFRKIRKGYEEVHVAALKPKPFDDNEKLLPIDQLPRYVQPAFAGFETLNRIQSRLHHTALESNENLLLCAPTGAGKTNVALLTMMREIGKHINEEGIIDVDQFKIIYVAPMRSLVQEMVGNFGKRLASYNLTVSELTGDHQLTREQIAATQVIVCTPEKWDIITRKGGEKTFTNLVRLIIIDEIHLLHDERGPVLEALVARTIRNIEATQEDVRLVGLSATLPNYYDVAKFLRVSVETGLFYFDNSFRPVSLEQQYIGVTEKKALKRFQVMNEIVYEKTMEHAGKNQVLIFVHSRKETGKTARAIRDMCLEKDSLGQFLREGSASMEVLRAEAVQVKNQELKDLLPYGFAIHHAGMTRVDRTLVEDLFADRHIQVLVSTATLAWGVNLPAHTVIIKGTQIYNPEKGRWVELGALDVLQMLGRAGRPQYDTKGEGILITNHSELQYYLSLLNQQLPIESQLIGKLSDMLNAEIVLGTIQNIRDAVTWLGYTYLYVRMKRCPNLYGISHDKKQEDSCLELHRADLIHSAAAQLDRSGLCKYDRKSGNFQATELGRIASHYYCTHETMATYNKLLKRTLSEIELFRVFSLSGEFRHINVRDEEKLELQKLMERVPIPIKESIEEPSAKVNVLLQAYISQLKLEGFALMSDMVFVTQSASRLMRAIYEIVLFRGWAQLADKCLSLCKMIDRRMWQSMTPLRQFRKMPEEVIKKIEKKSFPWERLYDLGPTEIGELVRVPKLGKTIHKYIHQFPKLELKTQIQPITRSTLRVELTITPDFQWDEKVHGVSEAFWVLVEDVDSEVILHHEYFLLKQKYANDEHLIKFFVPVFEPLPPQYFLRVVSDRWIGAEAQLPVSFRHLILPEKNLPPTELLDLQPLPITALRNHKFESLYTDKFPQFNPIQTQVFNAVYNSDDNVFIGAPTGSGKTTIAEFAVLRLLTQNSEGRCVYMVSKEALAELIYADWTIKFNNQLGRKVVLLTGETGSDLKLLAKGQIIITTADKWDILSRRWKQRKNVQNIQLFIVDELQLIGGEEGPVLEVACSRARYISSQLEKPIRIVALTASLADSKDAASWLGAPAAATFNFHPSVRPVPLELHVQGINITHNASRLAAMAKPVYNAILRHAKHKPVIIFVPTRKQARLMTFNLLTFAAAEGQPDQFFHTEKSDIEPFLDRMSDKILCDTLLKGVAYLHEGLSPEDRHLVQQIFEAGAIQVAVVTRDLCWGLSISSHLVVVMDTQCYNGKTHAYEDYPTTDVLQMVGRANRPLDDDDAKCVLLCQSSKKDFFKKFLNEPLPVESHLDHRLHDHFNAEIVTKTIENKQDAVDYLTWTFLYRRLTQNPNYYSLQGVTHRHLSDHLSELVESTLSDLEQAKCVAVEDEMDTLPLNLGMIAAYYYINYATIELFSLSLNNKTKIRGLLEIISAAAEYENIPVRQREENLLRSVAQKLPHSPQVSRMADPHIKSQLLIQAHLSRIQLSPELQKDTELVLSKAIRLIQACVDVLSSSGWLAPAVAAMELAQMVTQAMWSKDSYLKQLPHFTAETIKRCTDKGVETVFDVMELDDDDRNRLLQLSESQMADVAKFCNRYPNIEMSHVVQEKDKLHSGGTVNVIVQLDREDEVTGPVVAPFFPQKREEGWWVVIGDPKTNSLLSIKRLTLQQKAKVKLDFVAPAAGQHNYTIYFMSDAYLGCDQEYKFTINVGEYVSGGSSASDTDTE